In Spirochaetaceae bacterium, the genomic stretch AAGCATACACTGTTCGTGGAGACGTTGCGCCGCTACGGGGGCGAGTGCCGCGCACCCGGATTGAGCGATCTGGGCACCGCGGCGTCGCCGCGTGCCGCACTGCTCAGGGTATTCGAGCTGGCGATCGCCGACGCCGGTACGACGCGGCAGCGCGATCATTGCCTGCTGATCAATACGGCCATGCAGCTCATGTACAGCGATCCGGAAGTAACCCTGGTGGTCGAGAGCGCCTTCCTGGAGATGGAGAACAGCTTTCGGTCGGCGATCGAACGCGCCGCGACGGGTGGCGAGGTCGCCACCGCGGTGGACGTGGTGCAGACCGCCCGCTCGCTGCTCAGCATCTACCTTGGCCTGTGCGTGCTGCTTCGCAGCGGCGCCCGCGACGAGGTTCTGCAGGCGGTGACGCACCAGGTGGAGGCGATGCTGCCGGCGCCGGCTTGATCGCGGCCTGCTATCCGCGGCCCGCCACCACCGCCCGCTCCGTCCGCAGGCTCAACTCGCGGTGAACGGCCGCGTTGCTGCCGCGGTCGGTTACCACTTCCAGCAGCGTGCTGTCGCCGCCTGCCGCGCGGTGCACGGCGGCAGCGAGGCAACGCTCCAGGTGTGCCGGTGTTTCCGGGCGCCGGTAGTGCAGAGCGAATCCCGCCGCCACCGGCTCGAAGCCGATCTCGTGCCGGGTCGCGAAGTAGCGCTCGAACAGCGCGTGGAAGCCGGGTTCGTCCACCCGCGCCAGCGGCAGCAGCGAAAAGATGCCGCCGCCGCGGTTGTTGACCACGACGATGACCAGCCCGTGCCGGCTTGCGCCGAGTTGGCTCAAGGAGGGCAGGTCATGCAGCAGGGACAAGTCGCCGAGCAGCGCGACCACCGGCCGGCGCAGACCCGCGGCGAATCCCGCCGCGCTGGCGACCGCGCCGTCGATT encodes the following:
- a CDS encoding helix-turn-helix domain containing protein translates to MPRKKTFTIEFALDKAMELFWERGYQNTSMREIAEHLGLSRSSIYATFGDKHTLFVETLRRYGGECRAPGLSDLGTAASPRAALLRVFELAIADAGTTRQRDHCLLINTAMQLMYSDPEVTLVVESAFLEMENSFRSAIERAATGGEVATAVDVVQTARSLLSIYLGLCVLLRSGARDEVLQAVTHQVEAMLPAPA